A window of Ranitomeya variabilis isolate aRanVar5 chromosome 2, aRanVar5.hap1, whole genome shotgun sequence contains these coding sequences:
- the KLHL31 gene encoding kelch-like protein 31 translates to MAPKKKNVKKSKSDINEMTIIVEDSPLSKLNGLSGLIDGGNGFSYISTEVSDSSYGTNLMEGLSSMRQDSFLCDLTIGTKTKSFMAHKVVMASCSEYFHNILKKDPSTQRVDLNDLSPLGLATVITYAYTGKFTLSLYTIGSTISSAISLQINSLVNMCCDFLMQEINVENCMYVANIAETYGLKSTKEAAQKFIRDNIIEFSETDQFLKLTYDQINELLIDDELQLPSEIVAFQIAMKWLDHDEKRIKYASGLLGNIRFGTISAQDLVNYVQSVPRMMQDTDCHRLLVEAMNYHLLPYHQNTLQSRRTKIRGGTRVLVTVGGRPALTEKSLSREILYRDPENGWKRLAELPAKSFNQCVTVMDGFLYIAGGEDQNDARNQAKHAVSNFCRYDPRFNTWIHLANMSQKRTHFSLNVFSGLLFAIGGRNSDGCLASVECYVPSTNQWQLKAPLEVARCCHSSSVVDGKILVVGGYINNAYSRSVCMYDPCNDIWQDKATLSTPRGWHCSVSLGDRVYVMGGSQLGGRGERVDVLPVECFNPHTGQWSYVAPLQNGVSTAGASALNGKIYLAGGWNEVEKKYKKCIQTYNPDLNEWTEEDELPEATVGVSCCTITMPHFKTRESRASSVSSVPVSI, encoded by the exons ATGGCACCAAAAAAGAAGAATGTCAAGAAAAGCAAATCAGACATCAACGAGATGACTATCATCGTAGAAGATAGTCCCCTAAGTAAACTCAATGGGCTTAGTGGCTTAATTGATGGGGGAAATGGCTTTAGTTACATCTCCACAGAGGTTTCTGACTCATCATATGGAACCAATCTCATGGAAGGGTTAAGCAGCATGAGACAAGACAGTTTCCTGTGTGACCTTACCATTGGTACCAAAACAAAATCATTCATGGCCCACAAAGTTGTGATGGCGTCCTGCAGTGAATACTTCCACAATATTCTGAAGAAGGATCCGTCCACTCAGCGAGTTGATCTTAATGATTTATCTCCTCTTGGTTTAGCTACAGTAATTACCTATGCGTACACTGGTAAATTTACTTTGTCTTTGTACACAATTGGTAGTACCATATCTTCAGCTATCTCCCTGCAGATAAATAGCCTTGTAAACATGTGCTGTGACTTTTTAATGCAAGAAATCAATGTTGAAAATTGCATGTATGTCGCTAATATTGCAGAAACCTATGGACTTAAAAGCACAAAAGAAGCAGCACAAAAATTCATCAGGGACAACATTATTGAGTTCTCCGAAACTGATCAGTTCCTAAAGCTAACATATGATCAAATAAATGAACTTCTTATAGATGATGAGCTGCAATTACCATCTGAGATTGTTGCCTTCCAGATTGCAATGAAGTGGCTAGATCACGATGAAAAAAGAATAAAGTATGCCTCCGGACTTTTAGGCAATATTAGATTTGGCACTATTTCAGCTCAAGACTTGGTTAACTATGTCCAATCAGTGCCAAGAATGATGCAAGATACAGATTGTCATAGGCTACTGGTTGAAGCCATGAATTATCATCTGCTTCCATATCATCAAAACACCTTACAATCACGAAGAACCAAAATACGTGGAGGGACAAGGGTCCTTGTAACTGTAGGAGGCCGTCCAGCACTGACGGAAAAGTCTCTTAGCAGGGAGATCCTGTATAGGGATCCTGAGAATGGATGGAAAAGGCTTGCAGAGCTGCCAGCCAAAAGTTTTAACCAGTGTGTCACAGTGATGGATGGCTTTCTCTACATTGCTGGTGGTGAAGACCAGAATGATGCTAGGAACCAAGCGAAGCATGCAGTCAGCAATTTCTGCAG GTATGACCCACGTTTCAACACATGGATTCACCTTGCAAACATGAGCCAAAAGCGTACCCATTTTAGCTTGAATGTTTTCAGTGGTCTCCTTTTTGCAATTGGTGGTCGCAATTCTGATGGTTGCCTAGCTTCAGTTGAGTGTTATGTGCCTTCAACTAACCAGTGGCAGCTGAAAGCACCACTGGAGGTTGCAAGGTGCTGCCATTCCAGTTCAGTTGTTGATGGTAAGATCTTGGTCGTAGGTGGATACATAAATAATGCATACTCTCGCTCTGTCTGTATGTATGACCCATGTAATGATATCTGGCAAGACAAGGCAACTCTGAGTACCCCAAGAGGATGGCATTGCTCTGTTTCACTTGGTGATAGAGTGTATGTGATGGGTGGAAGTCAACTTGGTGGCCGTGGTGAGAGAGTTGATGTCCTCCCAGTTGAGTGCTTTAATCCACACACTGGTCAATGGAGCTACGTTGCTCCTCTACAGAATGGAGTGAGCACTGCAGGTGCTTCTGCACTAAATGGTAAAATCTACCTGGCTGGAGGCTGGAATGAAGTGGAAAAGAAATACAAGAAATGCATTCAGACCTACAACCCTGATCTTAATGAATGGACTGAGGAAGATGAATTACCCGAGGCAACAGTGGGAGTATCTTGCTGTACAATCACCATGCCACATTTTAAAACACGGGAGTCCAGAGCAAGCTCAGTTTCTTCAGTGCCAGTCAGTATATAA